The Oncorhynchus nerka isolate Pitt River linkage group LG13, Oner_Uvic_2.0, whole genome shotgun sequence sequence GTCCCCGCACTGATTTTACAAGGCTTCATTCCAGACTGTGTAGAGACATAGTGTAAAGAGTGTAAATGGCGCCATCTACTGGGTAACAATAACAATGCTGGTACTTCTACTAATTGTGAGCAGTTTGCCATGGCTGAAACCCAGATTACAGAGTATTGTCCTTCCGTTAATAAATACATTAGGAAATTAATATAGGCCATAAAAAAAGTTTTTTATTTTGTCTTTCAAAATACGTTCAAACACAGACATAAACCACAATTGTGCATTAACCAAAGACAGAACTGCATAAAAGCAACAACCGATATATCATATTCATAaacaataaacagcaagtagAAACAGTTGTCATCATTTAAATAAACACTTTTGTTATTTTACATTGATTATTCCATGTAAGGCTTATGGAAACATTCAATAAAGATGGCATAGGTACATTGATAAATGTATCAGACTGCGCTAGGGTTCACAGCAGTAGCAGTCTCCACCACAGGGTCTCGTCCTCACATGGTGAAAGAAGATGCGTTGTCTGTAGAGGATCCATCCATAGACCTGCGGACAGTGGAGACATACATCTCTGACGTGACCCTCGAGAAGCGTCGGGGATTCATGACCCTCTTCCCAATGCACCACACATCCTCCACAATCTTCCTGAAGTGGTTCCTGAACTTCACCCCGATGAAGGCGTATAGGACCGGGTTGAGGCAGCAGTGCAGGTAGGCCACTGTTTCTGTCACTGTCTTGGCCACTTCGGTTGTATCCACCTGACTGCAGGTCTGGGTCTGGAACTTGTTGACGGTGTCGTAGAGCAGTGCAGCGTTGTAGGGCAGATGACAGATGATAAACACGACCACCACAGCCAGCACCACGCGCACCGCCTTGTGCCGCTGGAAGTTCTTGGCACGCAGCAGCGTGACAATGATGTTGGCGTAGCAGAAGCCCATGACCAACAGGGGCAGGAAGAAGCCCACCGCCATCTGGGTGCTCGGGACCAGGATCTTCATCTGACGGGCCGTGGCGTTGTCTGGGAACCTGAAGTTGCAGACTAcatagtcctcctcctcctcctcctctaagaATATGGTGTCCTCCAGATTTAACAGTGTTGTAGCATTGTTTTTATCATAGTTGTCATAATAATTTCCAATGCTGCTGTGTGCAGGCACATAACGCTCGTAGTAGACAAAGGtggggacagagaggagcagggcCAGGCTCCAGACTGCAGCGCAGATGATGCGGCTGTAGATCAGGGAGCGGAGCCGGAAGGAGCGACGGGCCTGGACGATAGCAATGTAGCGGTCGGTGCTAATACAAGCTAACAACAGCATGCCACTGTACAGGTTGACGCTGTAGGCCCCACGGAGAACCTTACAGGCCACCATCCCCATGGCCCAGTCACTCTGCTCATTGTAGATGATCAGGGGTAGAGCCACCACAAACAGCATGTCTGCTATGGCCACGTTCAGAAGGTAAACGTCCGTCATGGACTTGGCCTTCTTGTAGAAGGCGTAGGTGACGATCACCAGGATGTTGCCCAGTAAACCCAGGATACAGATGACAGAGTGGATGTAGAGTCGCACCACTCTCTCCACACTGTTGTTTTCTTCCATATTACATGGCTCCACCCAATCATAGTCATACGCCACTGAATTGTTAACTGTTTCCTCGGCATTATCCGTATAGTTCATTTTCTCCTATGGATAAATAGAGAGAGCACTCAGAGAACAGGTCTTTCATTTAATAACACACTTGGAATGTAtttcaacatacagtatgtactcatggcacccccccccccccccaaaaaagcatTTCTGTTTTATTGAAATGTATCCTATCACTATCAACTACTGTATACGTATATTATTTTAACTACAAAGCAAAATTCTGATTGTAGTTAATTAACATCCTTACAAAAGTGTGACTGAAGTAATCTGGAGTCAAATAGGGTTGGCAATGTGGTGCGATTCAGAGAAAGGAAATTTGCAGAGAACCAGGTCACATAACCCCAATCTTGCTTGAGTGACCCAAATTCTTCTTTAAATGCACGAGTGTGGTTAAGTATCTAAAGTGCACAACTGGGGTTGGCtttcaataacacacagtaaTTCATGTCAGTATTGCAACTTTTAGGGGCACTGCTGGCATTATCAATTGGCAGTTCATTGTACATTTGTCATTTTAAAAAATCTGTGTTTTGAATATAAAAATGTCTCAATGCTATTGACAAAGACATTAAATTGTTGTTCTGCTTCTGGTTGTTGTTCCTATTATTCACTTCTGCATGGTGGCCGTTCCCAAAGCATAAAGACGACAGCAAGGCAACAATGGTTTGATGTTCCATCTCGCCTGACTTCCCTAATCAAATGTCAACTGAAGCACATGATCATCTAAGTGGATATTGAAGAAATTAATGTATGTACAAGGAGCATTGTGAGTTCTTATGAAGCTAATTGGATATCTAGAAATGATATCAGATGTATGCATGGAAAATAATTTGATGTATACCTTCATCCATGTTAGATGACTCAAACATACTGCATTTCCCCTTTCATTCTTATATAACATCCCCCACCACCTGATAGAAGTgaagacatacagtacatccacatacCTTACTGTTTTCTACACATCCCTCTGAGGTCTTCTAAAGGTACATCCACATACCTTACTGTTTTCTACACATCCCTCTGAGGTCTTCTAAAGGTACATCCACATACCTTACTGTTTTCTACACATCCCTCTGAGGTCTTCTAAAGGTACATCCACATACATCCATCCCTCTTGTCTTTTACATCCACATTTCTGTTTTCTACACATTCTGAGGTCTTCTGTACATCCCATACCTTACTGTGATCCCTCTGAGGTCTTCTAAAGGTACATCCACATACCTTACTGTTTTCTACACATCCCTCTGAGGTCTTCTAAAGGTACATCCACTTGCTTTATTTTCTTTTTCTCTTCTGACCTATTAGTGATGGTGGCTTAACTACAACCATTTAGGTTATTTCATGTTGGCTGTGACGGATCAATCTGGGCCAGACAGCCTAGTCCAAGGCTTTTGCATAGGATATGTTGTAGAATATGTTTTGTGGGACATTGCTTATTCTCTGCGGTGAGGTTCCCCTTTCCTAGCTGCAGAGTGTATGCATACATTTTAGCAAGATCCTGAGATTTCGGGGGATTTATTACCAGGTTATGTTAGTTCAGAACGTGTAATAAACCTAAACAACAAATACAAGCAGTCTCACGTAGCATGGACCTATTACACACAACTGttttcagtggtgtaaagtacttaagtaaacatacttaaaaaaataaaaaaaattgagtatctgtactttattttactatttattttcttgactacttttacttcactacattcctaaagaaaataatgtactttttactcaatatattttccctgacacccagaaGTACTCgtcacattttgaatgcttagcagcacAGGGAAATGGTCCTATTCactcttatcaagagaacatccctggtcatccctacttgctctgatctggtggactaaaGACACATGCTTTATTTGTACATGATGTCTGCTGTGTGTTGGTGTGCCCGTCTATCCATAAATAAACATAAACAAGaatattgtgccgtctggttggtttaatataaggaataaaaaatgattcatacttttacttttgatacttaagtatatttaaaaccaaatacttttactcaagaatgacaattgagtactttttcctaGGGTGACAGACTTATGATAGAAAAatttacttttgtgaaatgaatGAATGGTAATTAAAATTGTATAATGTAGACAATTACATTTCAGACAATACAGTCAAAAAGTAGAACTGAAACGAGTTGCAAACAACTGTGTTAATTTCAGGTATGACATGTTTAGAAATTAACTGATTTTATTACAATACACACAATGTAATCTACAGTAAGATTTAGTGGAATGTCATGTTTACAAATAAAGATTAAAGTGCATGTTGAACATATTTAACCCAGCAGTTTTCCTTACATTAAGAACAGTAAATGATATATTTGATTAAACAAACATGGTCACATATTATCCCATGTATTGTGTAAGAGAGGACTTACCAGAATAACGCAGTAATCGTTTCAAAAGACTCTTGGGACTATTCTAAGCCCAGTTTGAAAGGAAGCTGTGAACCTCAGAATCTCTCAATTAGAGAAAACAGGAAGAAGTCAAGTTTTTCTCTGTTTGATCAACCTAGACTGTCAGCTGTGGAACCAAGCAGTGTCGCTGCATGCACTTGACGTTCTCAAATAAAAACCTGTTGGCTGACACCTGCAGATCACACAATCTGAGCAGAAGAACTCAAGAAACATGCTCATTACACCGTAACTCTTTATTGACCTTTGAAACGTATTGACTGTTGATTGCTCACTTCTATTCATTCAACTATCTGGAATATTAGATACACTGGAAACGGTGTGCATTATTTTGCAGACATGCATTACATGGGGGATAAAGTCTCAAAGATCAAAGTACTTGATATTTAGCAAAGTGGTGTCACTGATTAGTACCATCATGTGAATAAAGCATACATACATTTTACAGTGCCTTcgaaaagtattcataccccttgacttattccacattttgttacagtccAAATTAAAAATGTATTGAAAGTATATTCtgtggtggcagggtagcctagtggttagagcggtggactagtaaccggaaggttgcaagttcaaatccccgagctgacaaaggtacaaatctgtccttcttcccctgaacagggagttaacccactgttcctaggccgtcattgaaaataagaatttgttcttaactgacttgcctagtaaaataaataaaaaaatatatatttttttctctcacccatctacacacaataccccataatgacaaagtgaaaacatgttttgagaaatgtttgctattttatttgaaataaaatacagaaatatctcatttacataagtattcacacccgagtCAATACGTTGTACAAGCATCttaggcagtgattacagctgtgagtctttctagaGAAGTCTAAGAGCTTTCCGCACCTGGATTgcacaacatttgcccattattcttttcaaaattcggTCAAATTATACTGACAGTTCATataatgaaatcagtcaatttaaatacatgCGTTAGGCTCTAATCGATggacttcacatgactgggtatctttTGGTCACAGGCGTgaatcagaacaccagtcagtatcttgtgtgaccaccatttgcctcatgcagcgtgacacttcttcgcatagagttgatcagctTTTGATTGTGGAATGCTTTCCCACTCCTCAATGGcagtgcaaagttgctggatattggtgggaactggaacacgctgtcgtacgggtcgatccagagcatcccaaacctgCTCAGTGGGTGATGTGGTGAATATGCAGGCgatggaagaactgggatattttcagctttcaggaagtgtgtacagatccttgcaacatgtggtagtgcattatcatgctgaaacatgaggtggtgGCGGTGgataaatggcacgacaatgggcctcaggatctcatcactgatctctgtgcattcaaattgccatgtttaaaatgcaattgtgtttgttgtccgtagcttatgcctggccataccataaccccactgtggGGCACTTTGTTCACAATGTTTACATCAGCAAAcctgctcgcccacacgacgccatacacgtggtctgctgctgtgaggccggttggatgtactgacaaattctctaaaattacgttggaggtggcttatggtagagaagtaaacattaaattatctggcaacagctctggtggacattcttgcagtccagcatgccaattgcaagctccctcaaaacttgagacatctgcagcattgtgttgtgacaaaactgcacattttaaagtggccttttgtccccagcacaaggtgcacctgtgtaatgttcaTTCTGTTGTATTAGCTCCTTGATATGCTACACCAGTCCTGTGGATGGATCATTTtgccaaaggagaaatgctcactaacatggatgttaacaaatttgtgcacaaaagttGAGAAATGTTCTATTATTTCAGCTAATaaaacacgggaccaacactttacatgttacctAATAACAGTTTCAGACGATTCTTGGAGCTCCCGCATGCATATTGTAATTTACAACCCTGTGGCAccaggacaaaaaaaaaaaaacacaatgccacagttatctcaagttgagggagcatgcaattggcatgctgactgtaggaattcccaccagaactgttgccagagaatgtaatgttttagagaatttggcagtatgtccaactggcctcacaaccacataacacgtgtatggcatcgtgtgggcgagggggtttgctgatgtcaacgttgtgaacacagCGCCtgatggtggcggtggggttatggtatgggaaggcaggcataagctacggacaacaaacacaattgcattttattgatggcaatttgaatgtacaGAAATACCTTGAggtgatcctgaggcccattgtattTTTATAAggttatctgtgaccaacagatagaTATCTCTATTCCCAGTCAGGTGAAATCCATAGGTTAGGACCTAATGATTATATTTCAATTGACCGATATCCTcatcctcatatgaactgtaactcagtaaaatcttttaaattgttgattgttgtgtttatattgttgttcagtatagaaACAAGCCATGGCACCAGTGCAAACTATGAATGCACAGTGATAGTATGTGCAGAAACTACAGGCTACACAATAACCATCTCTAAACTAACATTATGAAGAAATACTCATGCAATTAAGGCAATGCTGGCACAGACAatataaagttgaagtcggaagtttacatacacttaggttggagtcattaaaacacattttaaactatagttttggcaagtcggttaggacatctactttgtgcatgacacaagtaatttttccaacaattgtttacagattatttcactgtatcacaattctagtgggtcagaagtttacatacactaagttgactgttcctttaaacagcttggaaatttcagaaaatgatgtcatggctttaggagcttctaataggctaattgacatcatttaagtcaatgggagatgtacctgtggatgtatttcaaggcctaccttcaaactcagtgcctctttgcttgaaatcatgggaaaatctaaagaaatcagccaagacctcagaaaaagaattgtagacctccaacaagtctggttcatctttgggagcaatttccaaacgtctgaaggtaccacgttcatctgtacaaacaatagtacgaaagtataaacaccatgggaccacgcagccgtcataccgctcaggaaggagatgaacgtactttggtgcgaaaagtgcaaatcaatcccagaacagcagcaaaggaccttgtgaagatgctggaggaaacaggtacaaaagtatctatatccacagtaaaacgagtcctaatatcaacataacctgaaaggccgctcagcaaggaagaagccactgctccaaaaccgccataaaaaaagccagactacggtttgcaactgcacatggggacaaagatcgtactttttggagaattgtcctccggtctgatgaaacaaaaatagaactgtttggccataatgaccatagttatgtttgaggaaaaagggggaggcttgcaacccgaagaacaacatcccaaccgtgaagcacgggggtggcagcatcatgttgttggggtgctttgctgcaggagggactggtgcgcttcacaaaatagatgacatcatgaggatggaaaattacgtggatatattgaagcaacatctcaaaatgtcagtcaggaagttaaatcttggtcgcaaatgggtcttccaaatggacaaataccccaatcatacttcctaagttgtggcaaaatggcttaaggacaacaaagtcaaggtattggagtggccatcacatagccctgacctcaatcctatagaaaatgtgtgggcagaactgaaaaaagcgtgtgtgagcaaggaggcctacaaacctgactcagttacaccagctatgtcaggaggaatgggccaaaattcacccaacttattgtgggaagcttgtgtaaggctacccaaaacttttacccaagttaaacaatttaaaagcaatgctacaaaatactaattgagtgcatgtaaacttctgacccactgggaatgtgatgaaaggaataaaaactgaaataaatcactcgctactattaatctgacatttcacattcttaaaataaagtggtgattctaactgacctaagacagggaatttttactaggattaaatgtcaggaattgtgaaaagtagagtctaaatgtatttggctatggtgtatgtaaacgtccgacttcaactgtaaatatgtCATATCTGAAATATACACAAACATTTGCTTCATGTTAAACAGTACAGTATGTGCAGTTAAAATGTAAGAAAGTAACTAGTCAGAATTGCTAACAGCATAAAACCCACAAGAGTAAACCCACAACTCACTTTATGGATGCACACACAATCTTCCTGGTAACTTGGTCAGCAGCCAAACTTGCGTCTTCATCTGCCGACAACAACAGCCACTGACCTGGGATGGGTCAGAGTCTAAATATGCATTCGGGCCTTGGAATCAAGGAGACTGTTGATAGACAGCTGAGAAAGGGAGAAATCACCTTAATGGGACTGTGGGGTTAAGTCACGTGCTGCCATTACATTCTTAACTGTTTtaaaaagtcaccattggcctcatggtgaaatccctgagcattttcctttctctctggcaaccgagttaggaaggacgcctgtatctttgcacTGACTGGacgtattgatacaccatccaaagtgtaattattaacctcaccatgctcaaagggatattcaatgtctgccttcattttttttttaaaggctccCTTCTTTGCAAGAAATAccaccctggtctttgtggttgaaaccGTCTGCCAACGTATGTTAATGCCACAGCATAAATTACAGTAAACTCCCCCATTGTGGTTTCAGATTGACAGAAAACATGCCATCCATGTATCAACCCCGAGATCCTTGACATTCATCTGTATACATGTTATAAAGGAGCACAATAGAAACAGTCTTCAAGAACAATCTGGGGAAGTGGTAATTGTATTAGGTCTGTGTACACAAACTATGTACACACCATAGGagcctggtgggaggagctacaggaggatgggctcattgtaatggctgggatggaattaatggaacggtatcaaatgaTGAAACCACGTTTAACTCCTTTCCAAAGATACCATTAcaaccattacaatgagcccatcctcacatagctcctcccaccagcctcctctggtacaGACAACATAAATAATAGTTAACATAGTAGAAATGGCCTGTGTGGTGTAGGGCTGATGGACTGTCATGCCACCACCTCCATGTAGTCAGCTCCTTGAGTCTGGCTGAGCTGAGATACACTGAGGTCCTGAGTGATCTCATCAAACTGATGGGGGGGAGGAGAAAATAAagggtgagtgtgtgagagacagggTAATATACCAAAGACACCCTACTTCCTTATTTACGCAAACATATCACTAGGGCATGATGATAATGAACAGGCCATATTTAGCTAATCTAATGTAAATTATACACTACAAGTCAAAAgttcacacctactcattcaagggtttttctttatttgtttgactattttctacattgtagaataagagtgaagacatcaaaactaacaAATAataacatatagaatcatatagtaacatatagaatcatatagtaaccaaaaacagGTTAACCAAATGACCATatagtagtcaccctttgccttgatgacaggtacacactcttggaattctctcaaccagcttaatgaggaatgcttttccaaccatcttgaaggagtttccacatatgctgggcacttgttggctgcttttccttcattctgcggtccaactcatcccaaaccatctcaattgggttgaggtcaagtGATTGTGGaagtcaggtcatctgatgcagcactccatcactctcctttgtcaaatagcccttacacagcctggaggtgtgttgggtcattgtcctgttgaaaaacaaatgatagtcccactaagcccaaaccagatgggatggcatattgctgcagaatgctgtggtagcaatgctagttaagtgtgccttgaattctaaataaatcacagacagtgtcaccaggaaagtacccccacaccatcacacctcctcctccatgcttcaaggtgggaaccacacatgcagagatcatccgttcacctactctgcatctcacaaagacacggcggttggaaccaaaaatctcaaatttggactcatcagaccaaaaggacagatttccactggtctaatgtctattgctcgtgtttcttggcccaagcaagtctcttcttattggtgtccttataGTAGtcgtttctttgcaacaatttgacGATGAAGGCTTGATGCAACAATTTGACGATGAAGGCTTGATACACGCAGTCTCCTATgaagagttgatgttgagatgagtATTACTTGAAGAATTTAATTGGGctgcgatttctgaggctggtaacttcaacttattctctgcagcagaggtaacttcctgtggaggtcctcatgagagccagtttcatcatagtgcttgatggttcttgcatctgcacttgaagaaactttcaaagttcttgaaattttctcgattgactgaccttcatgtcttaaagtaatgaggaACTGTCATTTCTgcttgtttatttgagctgttcttgccataatatggacttggtcttttaccaaatagggctatcttctgtataccatccctacctcgtcacaacacatcggattggctcaaacgcattaagatggaaagaaattccacaaattaacttaacaagTTACATCTGTTAATTCAAATGCAttcaacctcatgaagctggttgagtgaatgtgaagagtgtgcaaaactgtcatcaaggcaaagggtggctactttgagtaatctcaaatataaaatatatttggatttgtttaacaattttttggttacttacatgattccatgtgtgttatttcattgttttgatgtctttgctattaatctacaatgtagaaaatagtcaaaataaagaaaaacccttgaatgagtagatgtccgAACTATTGACTGAtactttgcaatgagactcgaaattgagctcaggtttatcctgtttccattgatcatccttgagaagtttctacaacttgatgagagtccacctgtggtaaattcaattgattggacatgatttggaaagaaccacacccgtctatataaggtcaGTGATGTTGACAgtgatgtcagagcaaaaaccaagccatgaggttgaaggaattgtccatagagcgccgagacaggattgtgtcgaggcacagatctggggaagggaaccaaaacatttctccatcattgaaggttcccaacaacacagtggcctccataattcttaaatggaagaagtttggaaccactaggactcttcctagagctggccgcctggggccttggtcagggacgtgaccaagaactcgatgttcactctgacaaagcttcagagtttctctgtggagatgggagaaccttccagaaggacaaccatctctctacctttatggtagagtggcagacagaagccactccttagtaaaaagcacatgacagcccacttggaatttgcctaacggcacctaaaggactcagaccatgagaaacaagattttgtggtctgacgaaaccaaggttgaactcttCGGCCTtcatgccaagcgtcacatctagatgaaacctggcaccatccttatggtgaagcatggtggtggcgacATCATGCTGTAGAGATtgttttcagggactgggagggaaagatgaacggagcaaagtacagagagatccttgatgaaaacctgcttcagagtgctcaggacctcagaccctaagcacacagccaagacaacgcaggaatggcttcgggacaagtcactgaatgtccttgagtggcccagccagagcccagagttGAACCTGATcgtacatctctggagagacctgaaaatagctccccatccaacctgacagagcttgaaaggatatgcagagaagaatgggagaaactccccaaatactggtgccaagcttgtagcatcatacccaagaagactcaaggctgtaatcactgccaaaggtgcttcaacaaagtactgattatagggtctgaatacttatgtaaatgtgatttcagtttacaatttttaatacatttgcgaaaaaaagaaaataaaaatatttagtcattttttagaataaggctataatgtaacaaaatatggaaagtgaaggggtctgaaaacaTTCAGAGTGcactgtatgtggacacccattcaaatgagaggattctgctatttcaggcacacctgttgctgacaggtatgaaattgagcacacagccatgcaatctccatagacaaacattgacagtagaatggctttactgaagctcggtgactttcaacgtggcaccattataggatgccacctttccaacaagtcaactTGTCAaatacatttctgccctgctagagcttccccggtcaactgttagtgctgttattgtgaaggggtaggccacacaagctcaagaAACAGGACCGGCGAGTGCTGAAGCgagtaaaaatggtctgtcctcgttGCAACACTCAATACTGAGTTCAAAACTGCCTGGatgcaacatcagcacaagaactgttcatcgggagcttaatgaaatgggtttccatggccgagcagccgcacacaagcctaagattaccatgtgcaatgccaagcgtcagctggagtggtgtaaagctcatcgccattggactctggagctgtggaaacgcgttctctggagtgatgaatcccgcttcaccatctggcagtctgacggactaaTCTAGGTTTGACAgaagccaggagaacgctacctgcccgaatgcatagtgccaactgtaaagtttgatggaggagtaataatggtctggggctatttttcGTGGTTCAGGTTAGGGCCCttggtt is a genomic window containing:
- the LOC115124211 gene encoding C-C chemokine receptor type 6-like — encoded protein: MNYTDNAEETVNNSVAYDYDWVEPCNMEENNSVERVVRLYIHSVICILGLLGNILVIVTYAFYKKAKSMTDVYLLNVAIADMLFVVALPLIIYNEQSDWAMGMVACKVLRGAYSVNLYSGMLLLACISTDRYIAIVQARRSFRLRSLIYSRIICAAVWSLALLLSVPTFVYYERYVPAHSSIGNYYDNYDKNNATTLLNLEDTIFLEEEEEEDYVVCNFRFPDNATARQMKILVPSTQMAVGFFLPLLVMGFCYANIIVTLLRAKNFQRHKAVRVVLAVVVVFIICHLPYNAALLYDTVNKFQTQTCSQVDTTEVAKTVTETVAYLHCCLNPVLYAFIGVKFRNHFRKIVEDVWCIGKRVMNPRRFSRVTSEMYVSTVRRSMDGSSTDNASSFTM